From Streptomyces sp. NBC_01460, a single genomic window includes:
- a CDS encoding cellulase family glycosylhydrolase, with the protein MNLLRRRPPLAVLTAVVACLLAAAPAVVAPPAAARVAPTAGQAPAAASPAGSGTAAAVPAKDWLHTQGNQIVDANGDKVWLTGTNWFGFNATERVFHGLWSGNITEITRSMAERGINIVRVPVSTQLLLEWRSGQATVPSAVNTYANPELKGLTSLGVFDHWLDLCEQYGIKVMLDVHSAEADNSGHIHPVWWKGAVTTEQFYTAWEWVTARYKDDDTIVAMDVKNEPHGKQTESPRAKWDGSTDQDNFKYACQTAGRRILAVNPNVLVLCEGIEIYPKAGRSWSSQTEGDYHFNWWGGNLRGAKDHPVDLGSQQDQLVYSPHDYGPLVFQQPWFQGEWNRTTLERDVWDPNWLYLHKENISPLLMGEWGGFLDNGPNQKWMTALRDLIAERRIHQTFWCLNPNSGDTGGLLLNDWKTWDEAKYALLKPTLWQSGGKFVSLDHQVRLGGSTATTGISLGDLYGDQPPAGDEQAPSAPAGLVATARTSTSVTLGWTASTDNVAVTGYDVYRGTTKVATVTTPGHTDTGLTPATAYSYTVRARDAAGNTSSASSALSVTTQTGGTTDTTPPGVPSGLVSTGRTASSVGLRWNAAGDEPGGSGLASYSVLRDGVAVGTATGTTYTDTGLSASTAYSYTVRARDVAGNTSAASAPLVVSTSAAGGNGTLLSQGKNAWASSSESGATSPDRAVDGDGSTRWSSTFQDNQWINVDLGSRRTVTRVVLDWEAAYAKGYRVQVTDDPAFATWTDLHSTTTGDGGTDTLDVSGTGRYVRVLGQTRATPYGVSLYEFQVYGQ; encoded by the coding sequence GTGAATCTCCTCAGAAGACGTCCGCCGCTGGCGGTACTCACGGCCGTGGTGGCCTGCCTCCTGGCGGCCGCACCGGCCGTCGTCGCCCCTCCCGCCGCCGCCCGGGTCGCCCCGACAGCGGGGCAGGCTCCCGCAGCCGCCTCCCCCGCCGGCAGCGGGACGGCCGCGGCCGTCCCGGCCAAGGACTGGCTGCACACCCAGGGCAATCAGATCGTCGACGCGAACGGTGACAAGGTCTGGCTGACCGGCACCAACTGGTTCGGCTTCAACGCCACCGAACGCGTCTTCCACGGCCTGTGGTCGGGCAACATCACAGAGATCACGAGGTCGATGGCCGAGCGGGGCATCAACATCGTGCGGGTGCCCGTCTCCACCCAGTTGCTCCTTGAGTGGAGGAGCGGCCAGGCGACCGTCCCCAGCGCCGTCAACACCTACGCCAACCCGGAGCTGAAGGGCCTCACCAGCCTGGGCGTCTTCGACCACTGGCTCGACCTCTGCGAGCAGTACGGCATCAAGGTGATGCTCGACGTGCACAGCGCCGAGGCCGACAACTCGGGCCACATCCACCCGGTGTGGTGGAAGGGCGCCGTCACCACCGAGCAGTTCTACACGGCCTGGGAGTGGGTGACCGCCCGCTACAAGGACGACGACACGATCGTCGCGATGGACGTCAAGAACGAGCCCCACGGGAAGCAGACCGAGAGCCCGCGGGCCAAGTGGGACGGGTCCACCGACCAGGACAACTTCAAGTACGCCTGCCAGACGGCGGGCCGGCGCATCCTCGCGGTCAACCCGAACGTCCTGGTCCTGTGCGAGGGCATCGAGATCTACCCGAAGGCCGGCAGGTCCTGGTCCTCGCAGACCGAGGGCGACTACCACTTCAACTGGTGGGGAGGGAACCTGCGCGGGGCGAAGGACCACCCCGTCGACCTCGGCTCCCAGCAGGACCAGCTCGTCTACTCCCCGCACGACTACGGGCCCCTGGTCTTCCAGCAGCCCTGGTTCCAGGGCGAGTGGAACCGCACCACACTGGAGCGCGACGTCTGGGATCCCAACTGGCTCTACCTCCACAAGGAGAACATCTCGCCCCTGCTGATGGGCGAGTGGGGCGGCTTCCTCGACAACGGCCCCAACCAGAAGTGGATGACGGCGCTGCGCGACCTGATCGCCGAGCGGAGGATCCATCAGACCTTCTGGTGCCTGAACCCCAACTCCGGTGACACCGGCGGACTCCTCCTCAACGACTGGAAGACCTGGGACGAGGCGAAGTACGCGCTGCTGAAGCCCACGCTCTGGCAGAGCGGGGGCAAGTTCGTGAGCCTCGACCACCAGGTCCGGCTCGGCGGCTCCACGGCCACGACCGGCATCAGCCTCGGCGACCTCTACGGCGATCAGCCGCCCGCCGGTGACGAGCAGGCGCCGTCGGCCCCGGCCGGGCTCGTCGCGACGGCCAGGACGTCGACCTCCGTCACGCTCGGCTGGACGGCGTCCACCGACAACGTGGCCGTGACCGGCTACGACGTCTACCGCGGCACCACCAAGGTGGCCACCGTCACCACGCCCGGCCACACCGACACGGGGCTGACTCCCGCCACCGCGTACTCCTACACCGTCCGGGCCAGGGACGCGGCGGGCAACACCTCTTCGGCGTCGTCCGCGCTGAGTGTCACCACACAGACGGGTGGCACCACCGACACGACACCGCCCGGCGTCCCCTCCGGACTGGTCAGCACCGGCCGGACGGCCTCCAGCGTGGGGCTGCGGTGGAACGCGGCCGGCGACGAGCCGGGCGGCAGCGGCCTCGCGTCGTACAGCGTGCTGCGTGACGGGGTGGCCGTCGGAACCGCCACAGGCACGACGTACACGGACACGGGCCTTTCGGCATCCACGGCGTACAGCTACACCGTCAGGGCCCGGGACGTGGCCGGCAACACCTCTGCGGCCTCCGCTCCGCTCGTGGTCAGCACTTCGGCCGCAGGAGGCAACGGCACGCTGCTGTCCCAGGGGAAGAACGCCTGGGCCTCCTCCTCGGAGAGCGGCGCCACCTCGCCCGACAGGGCGGTGGACGGGGACGGTTCGACCCGCTGGAGCAGCACCTTCCAGGACAACCAGTGGATCAATGTGGACCTGGGGTCGCGGAGGACGGTGACCCGGGTCGTGCTCGACTGGGAGGCCGCTTACGCGAAGGGCTACCGGGTGCAGGTGACGGACGACCCCGCGTTCGCGACGTGGACGGACCTCCACTCGACGACGACCGGTGACGGCGGCACCGACACCCTCGACGTCTCCGGCACGGGCCGCTACGTCAGGGTGCTGGGCCAGACCAGGGCAACCCCCTACGGCGTCTCGCTGTACGAGTTCCAGGTCTACGGGCAGTGA
- a CDS encoding LacI family DNA-binding transcriptional regulator, whose translation MTSDTRESPGRVTLNMIASEAGVSVSTVSKVLNGRSDVSADTKERVEAVMDHLGYQRRPARRRGAVIDLVLNELDSLWSVEIIRGVDEVLHEAGASMVLSAVHGRSSDTREWIDQLAARRSNGAILVVSDLTQQQRKRLTALDVPFVLLDPVGSVDALVPTVGATNWAGAVSATEHLIGLGHTRIAHLAGPRQVLCSRARADGFRATMEQAGLPMPTGWVAHGEFNDASGRTEMARLLDGLQHSGEDPPTAVFAASDLQALGAFEVLRDRGYAIPSDLSIVGFDDLPVARWTHPPLTTVRQPLFDMASVAANALLRVIDGEPADQFRLELATQLVVRGSTAPPPGGAPRTF comes from the coding sequence ATGACCTCGGACACGCGTGAGAGCCCGGGCAGGGTCACTCTCAACATGATCGCCTCCGAGGCCGGTGTCTCCGTCTCCACCGTCTCCAAGGTGCTCAACGGGCGCTCCGACGTGTCTGCGGACACGAAGGAACGCGTCGAGGCCGTCATGGACCACCTGGGCTACCAACGGCGCCCGGCCCGCCGCCGCGGAGCCGTCATCGACCTCGTCCTCAACGAGCTCGACAGCCTCTGGTCGGTTGAGATCATCCGAGGCGTCGACGAAGTCCTCCACGAGGCGGGGGCCAGCATGGTGCTCTCGGCCGTCCACGGCCGCAGCTCCGACACCCGCGAGTGGATCGACCAGCTCGCGGCCCGCCGCAGCAACGGGGCGATCCTGGTCGTCTCCGACCTCACGCAGCAACAGCGGAAGCGGCTCACCGCACTCGACGTCCCCTTCGTGCTCCTCGATCCCGTCGGCAGCGTCGACGCCCTCGTGCCCACGGTCGGTGCGACCAACTGGGCCGGTGCCGTGAGCGCCACCGAGCACCTCATCGGGCTCGGGCACACCCGCATCGCCCACCTGGCGGGCCCACGCCAGGTTCTGTGCAGCCGGGCACGCGCCGACGGCTTCCGCGCGACGATGGAGCAGGCCGGACTGCCCATGCCGACGGGCTGGGTGGCGCACGGGGAGTTCAACGACGCCTCCGGCCGCACCGAGATGGCCCGGCTCCTCGACGGACTCCAGCACTCCGGGGAGGATCCGCCCACCGCCGTCTTCGCGGCCAGCGACCTCCAGGCGCTCGGCGCCTTCGAGGTGCTGCGCGACCGTGGCTACGCCATCCCCTCCGACCTCAGCATCGTCGGCTTCGACGACCTGCCGGTGGCCCGCTGGACGCATCCCCCGCTCACGACCGTCCGACAGCCGCTCTTCGACATGGCCTCGGTGGCCGCGAACGCGCTGCTCCGGGTGATCGACGGCGAGCCGGCGGACCAGTTCCGGCTGGAACTCGCGACCCAGCTGGTGGTACGCGGAAGCACGGCGCCCCCGCCCGGAGGAGCGCCCCGGACCTTCTGA